The following is a genomic window from Saprospiraceae bacterium.
AAATATATATGTTTCATGTGTTTATTTTTATTTGATTTTTAATTGTCAGATGGAATTGATACCTTATCTCCATCTTTGGTGTTATCGAACTTACGTTTCGTATGAAAATAATCATCAAGGTTTGTGTACCACAAAGATGATTCATGCTCATTTCATGTGTTTTCTATTATTCAAACTTTATCCAATAACTGTATTTGTAATTTGTTGATGGTATTATTTTCTGTCCTTTGAGTCAAGATGTGTTGATAGGCTTTTTTAACTTCCAAGGCCATTGGAGTGACATTGCGATAAGTATCCACTACACCCTTGACACAAAAATTGTTATCACTCAGATATTCGTCTACAGGTCCATCCAATGGGAATTCACCGTCATTTGCTGTGATCCTCGTTCTATTATTCCTTTTAGTACCAATACTTTGATCTATCCATTCACATAAGAACCTTCCTTGCTGTTTGGGATTACAAGCTTTAAGATTAAGGATTAATGTTTTTTCCAATAAAGTTATTGATGCCGGCAAAATAAATATTTTATAATTTTTGATGGAACTTAAAGTATCTGCTTCAAATAGCACAAAATTTAAAAATAGTATATATATTTGTGCATTATGTCATACATATCGCAAAATTATTCATTTCCTTTTCTTCAAAGAAATTTTTTATGAAAATAATTTTTAAAAACTAACTTTGCTGTTTTTTATGGAAGCACTCAGATCATTTAAGACATTGACTGCTATTGACAATAGTAGTATGGTGGACAAGGTTGAACTTAGCCTACTTGATTTTTTTGCAAAAAAAGAGTTAAAAGTAGGTGACTCGATTCCGAAGGAATTGGAGCTTGCTGAAATACTGGGAGTAAGCCGAACCGTAGTCAGAGAAACTCTTACAAGGCTGCGGACTATGGGTTTGATTGAAACCCGCAAGAAGAAAGGTACAGTCATAAAAAGCCCTGATATCGGGCAAATCTTACAAAAGTCTATCATCCCGCACATTCTGGATGACAACACCCTGAAGGATATTTTTGAAATGAGACTGGCACTGGAGGTAGGTATGTCTGATTTTGTAGTAGCAAGGGCAACTGATGATGATATCAAAGAACTTTATGAGATTGTCAAGGATGAGCTTACACCTGATGCCGATTCTTTATTTGACGTGGATTATGAAATCAGATTTCATGGAAAATTGTATGAAATCACCGGAAATTCGACGCTGAAGGAGTTTCAAAAATTGCTTTTGCCAGTATATAACTACATTTATTCCAGCGGACTTCTCAGTTTAAAGACATCAAAAAAGAGATTTACGTCCCACTTACAGCTCGTAGAAATCCTTGCTACCCGTGATACTGAAAAATTCAGGGCGGGAATGCGCAACCACCTCGAAAATCATTTTTACAGGATATTGTAAAGTATACCAAAGTCAGCTTTAATACTTTAAAGTGTGTATAAAATTATTGCACAAAATTGCAAATGCCTGCCTTTACCCTCAATCCCTGAAGGGACGACCCACCCTATTTTATACCTTTTTTAGTATTTGATATTTAAAATACATAAAAGTGCAATATGATATTCACAGAATACATTAGAGTATTTAGAGTATGTTTAAATTTTTATGTTTGAGCGAAAGTGAGCAAATTTAATTTTGGACAAGGCATATTTTGCAGTCGTAGCCGGAAGTTACGGCGAAAAATATAACGCTGGCGAAAAATTAAATTTGTCGCTTGGAGCCAAATGATAAAAGTTTAAACATACTCTTTTTGCTAAGAAGCTTAATTTTACTATTTTTGCGCCTTAAAATTTTTTAGCTCTATGCATCATTTGTCAGAACAGGAACTCGTAAGACGCGAAAATCTAAACAAACTTACAGAAGCCGGTATTGAAGCCTATCCAAGTGCCACATTTGAAATCAATGCCACTGCTCACGAAATCAAATCAAATTTTAAGGAAGGTGATACTACTTATCAATCTATAAGTTTGGCCGGGAGACTCATGTCAAAACGAATCATGGGTAAGGCTTCTTTTGCTGAGCTGCAGGATAGTTCGGGACGAATACAAATCTACATCAACCGGGATGAAATCTGCCCCGGTGAAGACAAAATTCTTTATAATGATGCATTTAAAAAATGGTTTGACCTTGGAGATTTTATTGGGATCAAAGGTTTTGCTTTTTACACTCAAATGGGAGAATGTACTGTACATGTAACTGAATTAAAGATGCTTTCAAAATCTCTTAGGCCGCTTCCGGTTGTAAAAAAAGATGATGAAGGAAACATTTATGATGCATTTACAGATCCTGAGCAACGATACAGACAAAGATATGTAGACCTTGTGGTCAATGACCATATCAAAGATGTATTTGTCAAGAGAACCAAAATGTACAATTCTATGAGGGAATACCTCAACGAAAAGGGGTATCTCGAGGTTGAGACTCCGGTATTGCAACCGCTTTACGGTGGTGCAGCAGCCCGACCTTTTACGACTTTTCACAATACTCTTGACATGAAGCTTTATCTAAGGATAGCTAATGAATTGTATCTCAAGAGATTGATCGTTGGTGGTTTTGATGGAGTGTATGAATTTAGCAAGGATTTCAGAAATGAAGGTATGAGCAGGTTTCACAATCCTGAATTCACCCAGATAGAACTATATGTTGCATACAAGGACTACAAGTGGATGATGGAATTGGTGGAAGAAATGGTGGAGAAAGTGGCATTGGATATTTATGGTACAACACAGGTCCAAGTGGGAGAAAATCTGATTGACTTCAAGCGTCCATGGAAAAGGTTCACGATGTATGAAGCCATTGAACATTTTACAGGCATAGACATCAGTGATATGGATGAAGCCGCTCTCCGGGATGTTGCCCACAAATTGAAAGTACACGTGGATAATACCATGGGAAAAGGCAAACTCATAGATGAAATCTTTGGTGAAACCTGCGAAGGAAATCTTATCCAGCCTACTTTCATTACAGACTACCCTGTTGAGATGTCACCGCTTGCAAAAAAACATGCCACAAAGCCTGGATTGGTTGAAAGATTTGAAGCCATATGCAATAAAAAAGAGATCTGCAATGCTTTTTCTGAGCTAAATGACCCCATAGACCAGAGACAAAGATTTGAATCTCAGCTCGAATTGGGAAAACGAGGTGACGAAGAAGCCATGGTGCTTGACGAAGATTTTTTGCGTGCACTGGAATACGGAATGCCACCTACGGCAGGGCTAGGCATTGGTATGGACAGGCTTGCTATGATCATGACCAATCAAAATTCTATTCAGGATGTTTTATTCTTTCCACAGATGAAGCCGGAGAAGGAGTAAAGTGGAAGCCTTCTGATAATTCAATGTTTTTTCTGTAAAATTACCATAATTCGGTAGATGCTCCTATATTTGCCATAAAAGTCAAAGCATGGGATCAATCAACAGACGTCAATGGCTGCGGTCGGCAGGTCTGGCAGCAGGAACTGCCACATTTTTTACAGATAGATTATTCAGCATCAATGCTGTAAACCCTTATGTCGATACATTTGATGCTCTGGACAATGGTTCTGATGAAGTGATACGCCTGAGTTCCAACGAAAACCCTTATGGACCATCGAAGTATGTTCGTGATAAAATGACATCTGCTTTTGACAAAGTTTGCAGATATCCTTTTGGTGAGATGGATAACTTAACCAAAAAAATAGCCATCAAAGAGGGGCTTTCCCCTGAAAATATACTGCTCACTATTGGATCTACAGAAGGTCTGAAAATTGCAGCATTGGCATATATGCAAAAAGGAGGTGAACTCGTGGCCCCTGATCCGACCTTCGAAGCCATGATCAACTATGCCGAAGCTTGTGGTGCATATGTCCATAAAGTGCCGGTAAAAAAAGACCTGGGTATCGACCTCGAAACTATGGAGAAACGATGTACTCAGGATACAAAAATGGTGTTTGTCTGCAACCCCAATAATCCTACAGGCACTATTTTACCTTCCGATGAAATGTCACATTTTTGTACAAAAATGGCAAAACGTACCATGGTTTTTTCAGATGAAGCATATATTGATTATATAAATATTGCTGACTACCCTTCTATGACTACATTGGTCAAAGAAGGATTGAACGTGATAGTTTCGCGAACGTTTTCTAAGATTTTTGGCATTGCCGGGCTTCGTATTGGTTACCTGATAGCCAGACCGGACATTATCAAAAGATTAGACAAATTCAGAATTGACAGGCCCAATATTTTAGCACTGATAGCGGCATCAAATGCTATGGATGAAATGGATTTTTACAGGTTCAGTGTTTCCAAAAATAAAGAGTCAATAACGCTTCTCACAAAAGCATTTGATAAACATCAACTTACTTATACTCAAAGTCATGCAAACTTTGTATTTTTTAAAACAGGTATGAATATCAATGACTTTGCTAAAAAAATGCTGGATCAAAATATCAGAGTAGGCCGGCCTTTCCCGCCTTTAAATGAATGGTGCAGAATTTCCACCGGCACAACTGAAGAAATGGAAAAAGTGGTTTCAGCACTTAATGTCATTTACTCCTAAATTCCTACACTTGAACATTTTTTATTACATCATCGCTGCCATTAGGGCTATTCTGGTATTTGGAGGCATGATCTTATTTATGCTGTTTTATGGAATCTCCTGCATATTTTTAAAGCATACCAAAGAAAGGGCTTTTAAACTCAGAAAAATTTATCTGACTTATTGGTGTATTCCGGTTTTGAATATAAAAGTTGAACAAAAAGGACATCCATCAAACATTCCTTCATTATACGTTTCAAATCATCGGTCGTTTGCCGATCCTATCGTGTTATGCAGTTACATTGACGCATTCGTGATTGCAAAAGCTGAGGTTATGAATTATCCAATCATAAATAAAGGTGCAGAGTTGACAGGGGTGATTTGGGTCAACAGGCAAAATCAGCATTCGCGCAATCATACACGGAGTAAAATGGTAGAAACTATACAGTCAGGATACAATGTTTTGGTTTATCCTGAAGGTACTGTCGGAAAGCTTGCCCACACGCTGCCATTCAGGAAGGGTACATTTATTGAAGCCGCTGAAAATAATTTACCTGTAATGCCCGTAGCTATTGAATTTAAGCACAAACAAGACTTATGGGTTTTGGAAAAATTCCTGCCGCAGTACTTCTATCAGTTTTCAAAATGGAAGACAGAAGTCAAGTTGTCATTTGGTGAAACAATAATAGAAAAAGATGGGCTGAAAGCACATCATATAGCTTATGATTGGATCAATCATGAAATCAAAGATATGCAGGAGGACTGGTCAGAAGTATTTTAGAGTATATTTAAAAAAAAATATAGTTTTAAATCAAGAGAATATGGTTCTGTCGATAAGATAATTATTTATTTAATTTAGTGAACTAAATGAAGCGACTATTTTGAAGCCAGATTCATAATATATTGATTTTAAGGCAATAAAAATTTAAACAAACTCTTAGAGCCTATGTAATACCTAAAAATCTAAAATGATAATCTATTACGACCTCCAAATACTTCAAAATCAGTCGCTTTGCTCACTTTTAGCTTCGCACCATAGTGGTGACTACAGCATAGCTGCACACAGTATGATTTGTCGCTAAAAGTGCTGATTTTCTTGAAGTTGAAGCTCTCACTACTAATCTCATTTTAGATATTTAGGTTATTACATATCCTCATCATCATAATCCTCTGGCTCGTCATCTGCGATCATATCCAGATCCTCTTCATCATCAAATGAAGTATCTTCTTCATCATCAAGTCCCAATTCTGCTTCATCAAGCTCTTTGATGACATCCAGTTCTGAAAATATCTTATCAAGATCATCATCGTCGATTTCAGCAGCAGCTTTGGTTGTGGAAGATTTTTTGATTACCTTGGTGATGATCACAGGTTTTCTTGGTTCTGCTTTTTTTGCCGGTTTATCATCTTCAGCCTCATCGATATCATCAAATCCGCGTGACTTGTCTTTTGGAACCTGCACATCTTTCATCTCAGATTGAGTTTTAGCAACTACTGATTTAGTCGTTGTAGGTACTGCCAGTAATCTCTTTTTTTCAATCAGTTCACCAGTCACTACACAAATACCATAAGACTTGTTATTGATTCTTATTAATGCATTTTCCAGATCTTGGATATATTTACGCTGATGGTTGGCCATATTATTGAGCATCTCCAGCTCAGACTGGATAGAAGAAAAATCAGTGATATCTTTGGCAAAGTCATCATTGTTATTTTCAGTAATATCTTTCAACTGTTCCTTTAGGGAACCATATTGTTCTGAGGCTTTAGCAAGTTTCTTATCAATGATATCTTTAAATTCCTTAAGTTCATCATCGCTGTACCTAGTGGTTACGTTTACTGGTGTAGACATTTTAGCTGTTTTTTTTTAAAAAATCGCACAATATTAGGTCATAAATATCATATTAC
Proteins encoded in this region:
- a CDS encoding FadR family transcriptional regulator translates to MEALRSFKTLTAIDNSSMVDKVELSLLDFFAKKELKVGDSIPKELELAEILGVSRTVVRETLTRLRTMGLIETRKKKGTVIKSPDIGQILQKSIIPHILDDNTLKDIFEMRLALEVGMSDFVVARATDDDIKELYEIVKDELTPDADSLFDVDYEIRFHGKLYEITGNSTLKEFQKLLLPVYNYIYSSGLLSLKTSKKRFTSHLQLVEILATRDTEKFRAGMRNHLENHFYRIL
- the lysS gene encoding lysine--tRNA ligase; translation: MHHLSEQELVRRENLNKLTEAGIEAYPSATFEINATAHEIKSNFKEGDTTYQSISLAGRLMSKRIMGKASFAELQDSSGRIQIYINRDEICPGEDKILYNDAFKKWFDLGDFIGIKGFAFYTQMGECTVHVTELKMLSKSLRPLPVVKKDDEGNIYDAFTDPEQRYRQRYVDLVVNDHIKDVFVKRTKMYNSMREYLNEKGYLEVETPVLQPLYGGAAARPFTTFHNTLDMKLYLRIANELYLKRLIVGGFDGVYEFSKDFRNEGMSRFHNPEFTQIELYVAYKDYKWMMELVEEMVEKVALDIYGTTQVQVGENLIDFKRPWKRFTMYEAIEHFTGIDISDMDEAALRDVAHKLKVHVDNTMGKGKLIDEIFGETCEGNLIQPTFITDYPVEMSPLAKKHATKPGLVERFEAICNKKEICNAFSELNDPIDQRQRFESQLELGKRGDEEAMVLDEDFLRALEYGMPPTAGLGIGMDRLAMIMTNQNSIQDVLFFPQMKPEKE
- a CDS encoding histidinol-phosphate aminotransferase family protein, coding for MGSINRRQWLRSAGLAAGTATFFTDRLFSINAVNPYVDTFDALDNGSDEVIRLSSNENPYGPSKYVRDKMTSAFDKVCRYPFGEMDNLTKKIAIKEGLSPENILLTIGSTEGLKIAALAYMQKGGELVAPDPTFEAMINYAEACGAYVHKVPVKKDLGIDLETMEKRCTQDTKMVFVCNPNNPTGTILPSDEMSHFCTKMAKRTMVFSDEAYIDYINIADYPSMTTLVKEGLNVIVSRTFSKIFGIAGLRIGYLIARPDIIKRLDKFRIDRPNILALIAASNAMDEMDFYRFSVSKNKESITLLTKAFDKHQLTYTQSHANFVFFKTGMNINDFAKKMLDQNIRVGRPFPPLNEWCRISTGTTEEMEKVVSALNVIYS
- a CDS encoding 1-acyl-sn-glycerol-3-phosphate acyltransferase, coding for MNIFYYIIAAIRAILVFGGMILFMLFYGISCIFLKHTKERAFKLRKIYLTYWCIPVLNIKVEQKGHPSNIPSLYVSNHRSFADPIVLCSYIDAFVIAKAEVMNYPIINKGAELTGVIWVNRQNQHSRNHTRSKMVETIQSGYNVLVYPEGTVGKLAHTLPFRKGTFIEAAENNLPVMPVAIEFKHKQDLWVLEKFLPQYFYQFSKWKTEVKLSFGETIIEKDGLKAHHIAYDWINHEIKDMQEDWSEVF